A stretch of DNA from Halopiger xanaduensis SH-6:
CGCGAACCCGCCGACGAGGACGCCGACGCGTACTGCCACCTCGTCTCCGAGTTGGCCGCTCGCGACCTCGAGGGAAGCGTCTCGGTCAAACCCTCCCAGATCGGCATCGACGTCGGCCCGGACGTCTTCGCGGAAAACTTCGACCGGATCGTCGAGACCGCCGCCGAAGAAGACGTGTTCGTCTGGTGCGACATGGAGGATCACACGACGACCGATACGACGCTCGAGGCCGTCGAATCGGCTGCGGAGACGTACCCACACGGCGTCGGGGTCGCCATTCAGGCGAACCTCAAACGCACGCGCGACGATCTGCGTCGCCTGGCCGATGTCCCCGCGGCGGTCCGCCTCGTGAAAGGCGCCTACGACGAACCCGCGTCGGTCGCCTACCAGACGAAAGCCGAGGTCAACCAGGCTTACGAAGGGCACCTCGAGTTCCTCTTCCAGGAATTCGATCGCGGCGTCGCGGTCGGCAGTCACGATCCGACGATGCTCGAGACCGCCGTCGACCTCCACGAGGAGTACGGGACGCCATTCGAGGTCCAGATGCTCATGGGTGTTCGCGAGGACGCCCAGCGCCGACTCGCGGCGGAGGGCTACGAAGTCA
This window harbors:
- a CDS encoding proline dehydrogenase family protein; protein product: MIPPIASRFVAGTTASGALDHVADCNDDGLGGIVNLLGEHYHEREPADEDADAYCHLVSELAARDLEGSVSVKPSQIGIDVGPDVFAENFDRIVETAAEEDVFVWCDMEDHTTTDTTLEAVESAAETYPHGVGVAIQANLKRTRDDLRRLADVPAAVRLVKGAYDEPASVAYQTKAEVNQAYEGHLEFLFQEFDRGVAVGSHDPTMLETAVDLHEEYGTPFEVQMLMGVREDAQRRLAAEGYEVNQYVPYGGKWMQYFYRRVRERKENALFALRAVVGV